One Callospermophilus lateralis isolate mCalLat2 chromosome 6, mCalLat2.hap1, whole genome shotgun sequence genomic region harbors:
- the Gpr63 gene encoding putative G-protein coupled receptor 63 — MVFSAVLTASHTGISNTTFVVYENSHMNITAPPLFQPPSVGPLLRYNSETMAPTGFSSLTVNSTGVPPTPAVFKSLSLPLQIILSAIMIFILSVSFLGNLVVCLMVYQKAAMRSAINILLASLAFADMLLAVLNMPFALVTILTTRWIFGKFFCRVSAMFFWLFVIEGVAILLIISIDRFLIIVQRQDKLNPYRAKVLIAVSWATSFCVAFPLAVGNPDLQIPSRAPQCVFGYTTNPGYQAYVILISLISFFIPFLVILYSFMGILNTLRHNALRIHSYPEGICLSQASKLGLMSLQRPFQMSIDMGFKTRAFTTILILFAVFIVCWAPFTTYSLVATFSKHFYYKHNFFEISTWLLWLCYLKSALNPLIYYWRIKKFHDACLDMMPKSFKFLPQLPGHTRRRIRPSAVYVCGEHRTVV; from the coding sequence ATGGTCTTCTCAGCAGTGTTGACTGCGTCCCATACTGGGATATCCAACACAACATTTGTAGTCTATGAAAACTCCCACATGAATATTACAGCCCCTCCACTGTTCCAGCCTCCCAGCGTTGGTCCACTGCTTAGATACAATTCTGAAACCATGGCTCCCACTGGTTTCAGTTCCTTGACAGTGAATAGCACAGGTGTGCCCCCTACACCAGCTGTTTTCAAGAGTCTGAGCTTGCCTCTTCAGATCATCCTTTCTGCTATCATGATATTTATTCTGTCTGTGTCTTTTCTCGGGAACTTGGTTGTTTGCCTCATGGTTTACCAAAAAGCTGCCATGCGATCTGCAATTAACATCCTCCTTGCCAGCCTGGCTTTTGCAGACATGTTGCTTGCAGTACTGAACATGCCCTTTGCTCTGGTAACTATTCTTACTACCAGATGGATTTTTGGGAAATTCTTCTGTAGAGTTTCAGCTATGTTTTTCTGGTTGTTTGTGATAGAGGGAGTTGCCATCCTACTCATAATTAGCATTGATAGATTCCTTATTATAGTCCAGAGGCAGGATAAGCTAAATCCATATAGGGCTAAGGTTCTGATTGCAGTTTCTTGGGCAACTTCTTTTTGTGTAGCTTTTCCTTTGGCTGTAGGAAACCCTGACCTGCAGATACCTTCCCGAGCCCCACAGTGTGTATTTGGGTACACAACCAATCCTGGTTACCAGGCCTATGTGATTTTGATTTCTCTCATTTCTTTCTTCATACCTTTCCTGGTGATACTGTATTCATTTATGGGCATACTCAACACCCTCCGGCACAATGCCTTGAGGATCCATAGCTATCCAGAAGGTATATGCCTAAGCCAGGCCAGCAAACTGGGTCTCATGAGTCTACAGAGACCCTTCCAGATGAGCATTGACATGGGCTTTAAAACACGTGCCTTCACCACCATTTTGATTCTTTTTGCTGTTTTCATTGTCTGCTGGGCTCCATTCACCACTTACAGCCTTGTGGCAACATTCAGTAAGCACTTTTACTATAAGCACAACTTTTTTGAGATAAGCACCTGGCTACTCTGGCTCTGCTACCTCAAGTCTGCATTGAACCCACTGATCTACTACTGGAGGATTAAGAAATTCCATGATGCCTGCCTGGACATGATGCCGAAGTCCTTCAAGTTTCTGCCACAGCTCCCTGGTCACACAAGGCGAAGGATACGTCCCAGTGCTGTCTATGTGTGTGGGGAACATCGGACGGTGGTGTGA